From the genome of Rathayibacter sp. VKM Ac-2759, one region includes:
- a CDS encoding glucose-6-phosphate dehydrogenase: protein MPHSVSTLLILGATGDLSSRLLLPAVGQLLTREPDRRLQLVGAGREDWTQEHWHEVVAASFGTEESTGAGIDELVAGTRYQQIDVTDAEALAALLASCDGPVAVYFALPPAIAAKACDALAEHELPEGTVLALEKPFGTDEAGAHALNERLAALVPEDRIHRVDHFLGRATVMNMLGLRFANRILEPLWSSEHIESVAIVYDEQLGLEGRAGYYDGAGAMIDMIQSHLLQVLAVVAMEPPSTLDAADLRDAKGIVLRATRLRGDDPAESSRRARYTAGTIDGRDLPAYVDEQGVDPERGTETLAELTVEIDTWRWSGVPFTLRSGKALGKRRREVVIRFKPVPHLPAGFHGTEEASVLRLFLAPDQMSLELNINGPGDPYSLERASLEATFGAGELLAYGEVISGILDDDPSLSVRGDAAEECWRIVQPAIDAWRSNAVPLDDYAAGSAGPEAWPSV from the coding sequence ATGCCTCACTCCGTCTCCACGCTGCTCATCCTCGGCGCGACGGGAGACCTGTCCTCCCGCCTGCTCCTGCCCGCCGTGGGTCAGCTGCTGACCCGCGAGCCCGACCGCCGCCTCCAGCTGGTGGGGGCCGGCCGCGAGGACTGGACCCAGGAGCACTGGCACGAGGTCGTCGCCGCCTCGTTCGGGACCGAGGAGTCGACCGGCGCCGGCATCGACGAGCTCGTCGCGGGGACCCGCTACCAGCAGATCGACGTGACCGACGCGGAGGCGCTCGCCGCACTGCTCGCGAGCTGCGACGGCCCCGTCGCCGTCTACTTCGCTCTGCCTCCCGCGATCGCGGCGAAGGCCTGCGACGCCCTGGCCGAGCACGAGCTGCCGGAGGGGACCGTGCTCGCCCTCGAGAAGCCGTTCGGCACCGACGAGGCCGGCGCCCACGCGCTCAACGAGCGCCTCGCCGCCCTGGTGCCCGAGGACCGCATCCACCGCGTCGACCACTTCCTCGGCCGCGCGACGGTGATGAACATGCTCGGCCTGCGCTTCGCGAACCGCATCCTCGAGCCGCTGTGGTCGTCGGAGCACATCGAGAGCGTCGCGATCGTCTACGACGAGCAGCTCGGACTCGAGGGGCGCGCCGGGTACTACGACGGCGCCGGGGCCATGATCGACATGATCCAGAGCCACCTGCTGCAGGTGCTCGCGGTGGTGGCGATGGAGCCGCCGTCGACGCTCGACGCGGCCGACCTCCGCGACGCGAAGGGGATCGTGCTGCGCGCCACCCGCCTCCGGGGGGACGACCCGGCCGAGAGCTCGCGCCGTGCCCGCTACACCGCCGGCACGATCGACGGGCGCGATCTGCCCGCCTACGTCGACGAGCAGGGGGTCGATCCCGAGCGCGGCACCGAGACGCTCGCCGAGCTCACCGTCGAGATCGACACCTGGCGCTGGTCGGGAGTGCCCTTCACGCTGCGCTCCGGCAAGGCGCTCGGGAAGCGCCGCCGCGAGGTGGTCATCCGCTTCAAGCCCGTGCCGCACCTGCCCGCGGGCTTCCACGGCACCGAGGAGGCGTCGGTGCTCCGGCTGTTCCTGGCGCCCGACCAGATGTCGCTCGAGCTCAACATCAACGGCCCCGGCGACCCCTACTCGCTCGAGCGCGCCTCCCTCGAGGCGACCTTCGGCGCCGGCGAGCTGCTCGCCTACGGCGAGGTCATCTCGGGCATCCTCGACGACGATCCGTCGCTGTCGGTGCGCGGTGACGCGGCCGAGGAGTGCTGGCGCATCGTGCAGCCCGCGATCGACGCGTGGCGCTCGAACGCCGTGCCGCTCGACGACTACGCCGCGGGCAGCGCCGGCCCGGAGGCGTGGCCGAGCGTCTGA
- a CDS encoding SLC13 family permease has protein sequence MRTAVIGAVLLVLGAVAVATGVLPLDALGELVERTAPILAFVVAVTVVAELASEAGVFTVVAERAAVWGRGRTAVLWLLVVVMAIVSTVFLSLDTTAVLLTPVVVLLAAHVRVSPLPFAMATVWLANCASLLLPVSNLTNLLAERRLGVDGPLEFAALTALPALVAAAVPVLILAVRYRRELAGRYVPGERTPVEDRVLLIGAGIVVALLLPALVSGLEVWIPAAVAALALVVLFAVRRRGALRLPLLPWQLVVFASGLFVAMEAAHQLGLGAALAVVAGEGSGVGDLLRLAGSGAVAANLVDNLPAYLALEPVASDPVRLVALLIGVNAGPLITPWASLATLLWHQRLTALGVAISWRQYALLGAVAVVPTVGGAVLALALTRA, from the coding sequence ATGCGCACGGCTGTGATCGGGGCGGTGCTGCTCGTGCTCGGAGCCGTCGCCGTCGCGACCGGGGTCCTCCCGCTCGACGCCCTGGGCGAGCTGGTCGAGCGCACGGCGCCGATCCTCGCCTTCGTCGTCGCCGTGACCGTCGTGGCCGAGCTCGCCTCCGAGGCGGGGGTGTTCACCGTCGTCGCCGAGCGCGCCGCCGTCTGGGGCCGCGGGCGCACCGCCGTGCTGTGGCTGCTCGTCGTCGTGATGGCGATCGTCAGCACCGTGTTCCTCTCGCTCGACACGACCGCGGTGCTGCTCACCCCCGTCGTGGTCCTGCTGGCGGCGCACGTCAGGGTCTCGCCGCTGCCGTTCGCGATGGCGACGGTCTGGCTGGCGAACTGCGCGTCGCTCCTGCTGCCCGTGTCGAACCTGACGAACCTGCTCGCGGAGCGGCGCCTCGGGGTCGACGGCCCGCTCGAGTTCGCGGCGCTGACCGCGCTGCCCGCGCTCGTCGCGGCCGCGGTGCCGGTGCTGATCCTGGCCGTGCGGTACCGCCGCGAGCTCGCGGGCCGCTACGTGCCGGGGGAGCGGACACCGGTCGAGGACCGCGTGCTGCTGATCGGCGCGGGGATCGTCGTCGCGCTCCTGCTGCCCGCGCTCGTCTCGGGGCTCGAGGTGTGGATCCCCGCCGCGGTCGCCGCCCTCGCCCTCGTCGTGCTCTTCGCCGTCCGCCGGCGCGGGGCGCTGCGGCTCCCACTCCTGCCCTGGCAGCTGGTCGTCTTCGCCTCCGGTCTCTTCGTGGCGATGGAGGCGGCGCACCAGCTCGGCCTCGGCGCGGCGCTCGCCGTGGTCGCGGGCGAGGGGAGCGGAGTCGGCGACCTGCTGCGCCTCGCCGGCTCCGGTGCCGTCGCCGCGAACCTCGTCGACAACCTGCCGGCGTACCTCGCGCTCGAGCCCGTCGCCTCCGACCCGGTGCGCCTGGTCGCGCTGCTGATCGGCGTGAACGCGGGTCCGCTGATCACACCGTGGGCCTCGCTCGCGACCCTGCTCTGGCACCAGCGGCTCACCGCTCTGGGCGTCGCGATCTCGTGGCGCCAGTACGCGCTGCTGGGCGCCGTCGCGGTCGTGCCGACGGTCGGCGGAGCGGTGCTCGCGCTGGCGCTCACCCGGGCCTGA
- a CDS encoding trehalose-6-phosphate synthase, whose protein sequence is MGNTILPNTASDPLERAAAPRNAFVVVSNRLPVDRVVADDGTASWKTSPGGLVTALEPVMRANAGAWVGWPGVADEEVAPFENDGVLIVPVALSAQELEDYYEGFSNDTLWPLYHDVIAPPTYHRDWWDAYVRVNRRFAEAAAAVTEEGGVVWVQDYQLQLVPKMLRELRPDVTIGFFNHIPFPPYGIFAQLPWRKQIVEGLLGADVIGFQRQGDAGSFLRAVRRLLGYDTRSTLVEVPVEEEAVVGTRRVNRSRRGASVRPVVAKHFPISIDAASFEEMARSPEIQERARQIRHDLGDPQTVMLGVDRLDYTKGIGHRLKAFGELLADGRLSTDDAVLVQVASPSRERVETYKQLRDDIELQVGRINGDYGTIGNPAISYLHHGYPREEMVALYLAADVMLVTALRDGMNLVAKEYVASRFDNDGVLVLSEFTGAADELKQAVQVNPHDISGLKDAIEQAARMPRVERSRRMRALRRRVLENDVARWSASFLAALAEHAEGQQLDVRPAARGQEAPLGQEAEHGQDAAHGLAAVAREAEDAR, encoded by the coding sequence ATGGGGAACACCATTCTTCCGAACACTGCCTCCGACCCTCTCGAGCGCGCCGCGGCACCCCGCAACGCGTTCGTGGTGGTGTCCAACCGCCTCCCCGTGGACCGCGTCGTCGCCGACGACGGGACCGCCTCGTGGAAGACCTCGCCCGGCGGCCTGGTCACCGCGCTCGAGCCGGTGATGCGCGCGAACGCCGGTGCGTGGGTCGGCTGGCCCGGGGTCGCCGACGAGGAGGTCGCCCCGTTCGAGAACGACGGCGTGCTGATCGTCCCCGTCGCCCTCAGCGCCCAGGAGCTCGAGGACTACTACGAGGGCTTCTCGAACGACACCCTCTGGCCGCTCTACCACGACGTGATCGCGCCGCCCACGTACCACCGCGACTGGTGGGACGCCTACGTGCGCGTCAACCGGCGGTTCGCCGAGGCGGCCGCCGCCGTGACCGAGGAGGGCGGCGTCGTCTGGGTGCAGGACTACCAGCTCCAGCTCGTCCCCAAGATGCTGCGCGAGCTCCGGCCCGACGTGACCATCGGCTTCTTCAACCACATCCCGTTCCCGCCCTACGGCATCTTCGCCCAGCTCCCGTGGCGCAAGCAGATCGTCGAGGGCCTGCTGGGCGCCGACGTCATCGGCTTCCAGCGCCAGGGCGACGCCGGCAGCTTCCTCCGCGCGGTCCGCCGCCTGCTCGGCTACGACACCCGCAGCACGCTGGTCGAGGTGCCGGTCGAGGAGGAGGCGGTCGTCGGCACCCGCCGCGTCAACCGCTCCCGCCGCGGAGCGAGCGTGCGGCCCGTCGTGGCCAAGCACTTCCCGATCTCGATCGACGCCGCCTCCTTCGAGGAGATGGCGCGCAGTCCCGAGATCCAGGAGCGCGCGCGGCAGATCCGCCACGACCTCGGCGACCCGCAGACCGTGATGCTCGGCGTCGACCGCCTCGACTACACCAAGGGGATCGGGCACCGGCTGAAGGCCTTCGGCGAGCTGCTGGCCGACGGGCGCCTCAGCACCGACGACGCCGTGCTGGTGCAGGTCGCGAGCCCGAGCCGCGAGCGCGTCGAGACGTACAAGCAGCTGCGCGACGACATCGAGCTGCAGGTCGGCCGCATCAACGGCGACTACGGCACGATCGGCAACCCGGCGATCAGCTACCTCCACCACGGCTACCCCCGGGAGGAGATGGTCGCCCTCTACCTCGCGGCCGACGTGATGCTCGTGACCGCCCTGCGCGACGGCATGAACCTCGTCGCGAAGGAGTACGTCGCCTCCCGGTTCGACAACGACGGCGTGCTCGTGCTGAGCGAGTTCACCGGCGCCGCCGACGAGCTCAAGCAGGCCGTGCAGGTGAACCCGCACGACATCTCGGGCCTCAAGGACGCGATCGAGCAGGCGGCGCGGATGCCGCGGGTCGAGCGCTCCCGGCGGATGCGGGCGCTGCGCCGCCGCGTCCTCGAGAACGACGTCGCCCGCTGGTCGGCCAGCTTCCTCGCGGCGCTCGCCGAGCACGCCGAGGGGCAGCAGCTCGACGTGCGCCCCGCCGCGCGGGGCCAGGAGGCGCCGCTCGGTCAGGAGGCCGAGCACGGCCAGGACGCCGCGCACGGCCTGGCCGCGGTCGCCCGCGAGGCCGAGGACGCGCGATGA
- the otsB gene encoding trehalose-phosphatase has product MSTLTPTPGVPHQPGVPDRLVVALRELAATERLLVALDFDGTLAPEVDEPARARALPEAREAVLRLLALPGTRVALVSGRALESLEEVAQLPDEALLVGSHGVEIRLDPDEDAVRLDASERAKVDVLEDVLKGIARGIDNVWIEDKPAGFALHTRLATDRHSRVAHVVALSEARAEVEGVHVREGKNVLEFSVRSTTKGEAVEHLRRYTGATAVLYAGDDVTDEDAFAVMRTGDVGIKSGAGTTSAAYRVRGPEQVAHALSLLADFRGAAE; this is encoded by the coding sequence ATGAGCACGCTCACCCCGACCCCCGGCGTCCCGCACCAGCCCGGCGTTCCCGACCGCCTCGTCGTCGCGTTGCGCGAGCTCGCCGCGACCGAGCGGCTCCTCGTCGCCCTCGACTTCGACGGCACTCTCGCCCCGGAGGTCGACGAGCCCGCCCGCGCCCGCGCGCTGCCCGAGGCGCGCGAGGCCGTGCTGCGCCTGCTCGCCCTGCCCGGCACCCGCGTCGCCCTCGTCTCGGGGCGCGCCCTCGAGAGCCTCGAGGAGGTCGCGCAGCTGCCCGACGAGGCGCTGCTCGTCGGCTCGCACGGTGTCGAGATCCGCCTCGACCCCGACGAGGACGCCGTGCGCCTCGACGCCTCAGAGCGGGCGAAGGTCGATGTGCTCGAGGACGTGCTGAAGGGCATCGCCCGCGGCATCGACAACGTCTGGATCGAGGACAAGCCCGCCGGGTTCGCGCTGCACACCCGGCTCGCCACCGACCGGCACAGCCGGGTCGCCCACGTCGTCGCCCTCTCCGAGGCGCGCGCCGAGGTCGAGGGCGTGCACGTGCGCGAGGGCAAGAACGTGCTCGAGTTCTCGGTCCGCTCCACCACGAAGGGCGAGGCGGTCGAGCACCTGCGCCGCTACACCGGCGCGACCGCGGTGCTCTACGCCGGCGACGACGTCACCGACGAGGACGCCTTCGCCGTGATGCGCACCGGCGACGTCGGCATCAAGAGCGGAGCGGGCACGACCTCGGCCGCCTACCGCGTCCGCGGCCCCGAGCAGGTCGCGCACGCCCTGTCGCTGCTGGCCGACTTCCGGGGCGCCGCGGAGTGA
- the ilvD gene encoding dihydroxy-acid dehydratase, with amino-acid sequence MPEIDWKPRSRTVTDGIEATTSRGMLRAVGMGDDDWEKPQIGIASSWNEITPCNLSLERLARSAKEGVHSGGGYPLQFGTVSVSDGISMGHEGMHFSLVSREVIADSVETVMMAERLDGTVMLAGCDKSLPGMLMAAARLDLAAVFVYAGSIAPGWVKLSDGTEKDITIIDSFEAVGGVKAGIMSEEDAKRIECAFAPGEGSCGGMYTANTMASVAEALGMSLPGSASPAAADRRRDYFARKSGEAVVELLRNGTTARDILTKKAFENAIAVAMAFGGSTNVILHLLAIANEAEVDLTIDDFNRIGDTIPHIGDLKPFGKYVMNDVDRHGGVPAVMKALLDAGLLHGDCLTVTGKTVAENLAAMDIAPLDGEVIRTLDNPIHATGGLTVLKGSLAPEGAVVKTAGFDASVFEGPARVFERERAAMDALTEGLIKHGDVVVIRYEGPKGGPGMREMLAITAAIKGAGLGKDVLLLTDGRFSGGTTGLCIGHIAPESVDAGPIAFVRDGDPIRVDIAARSIDLLVDDAELAARREGWAPLPPRYTRGVLAKYAKLVRSAAVGATTG; translated from the coding sequence ATGCCGGAAATCGATTGGAAGCCTCGTTCGCGCACCGTCACGGACGGCATCGAGGCCACGACGTCGCGCGGGATGCTGCGGGCGGTCGGAATGGGAGACGACGACTGGGAGAAGCCCCAGATCGGCATCGCCTCCTCCTGGAACGAGATCACCCCCTGCAACCTCTCGCTCGAGCGCCTCGCGCGCTCGGCCAAGGAGGGCGTGCACTCGGGCGGCGGGTACCCGCTGCAGTTCGGCACCGTCTCGGTGTCCGACGGCATCTCGATGGGCCACGAGGGCATGCACTTCTCGCTCGTCTCGCGCGAGGTCATCGCCGACTCCGTCGAGACCGTGATGATGGCCGAGCGCCTCGACGGCACGGTCATGCTCGCCGGCTGCGACAAGTCGCTCCCGGGCATGCTGATGGCGGCCGCGCGGCTCGACCTCGCCGCCGTGTTCGTCTACGCCGGCTCGATCGCACCGGGCTGGGTCAAGCTCTCGGACGGCACCGAGAAGGACATCACGATCATCGACTCCTTCGAGGCGGTCGGCGGAGTCAAGGCCGGGATCATGTCCGAGGAGGACGCCAAGCGCATCGAGTGCGCGTTCGCACCGGGCGAGGGCTCGTGCGGAGGCATGTACACCGCGAACACGATGGCGAGCGTCGCCGAGGCGCTCGGCATGAGCCTGCCGGGCTCGGCCTCGCCGGCCGCGGCCGACCGCCGCCGCGACTACTTCGCCCGCAAGTCGGGGGAGGCGGTCGTGGAGCTGCTCCGCAACGGCACCACCGCGCGCGACATCCTCACGAAGAAGGCGTTCGAGAACGCGATCGCGGTCGCGATGGCCTTCGGCGGCTCCACCAACGTCATCCTGCACCTGCTCGCGATCGCGAACGAGGCTGAGGTCGACCTCACGATCGACGACTTCAACCGCATCGGCGACACCATCCCGCACATCGGCGACCTCAAGCCGTTCGGCAAGTACGTCATGAACGACGTCGACCGCCACGGCGGCGTCCCGGCCGTGATGAAGGCGCTGCTCGACGCGGGCCTCCTGCACGGCGACTGCCTGACCGTCACCGGGAAGACCGTCGCCGAGAACCTCGCGGCGATGGACATCGCGCCGCTGGACGGCGAGGTCATCCGCACGCTCGACAACCCGATCCACGCGACCGGCGGGCTGACGGTGCTCAAGGGCTCGCTCGCCCCCGAGGGCGCGGTCGTCAAGACCGCCGGCTTCGACGCCTCCGTCTTCGAGGGCCCCGCCCGGGTCTTCGAGCGCGAGCGCGCCGCGATGGACGCGCTCACCGAGGGCCTCATCAAGCACGGCGACGTGGTCGTCATCCGCTACGAGGGGCCCAAGGGCGGACCGGGCATGCGGGAGATGCTCGCCATCACCGCGGCCATCAAGGGCGCAGGCCTCGGGAAAGATGTACTACTCTTGACCGACGGACGATTCTCAGGCGGCACAACCGGCCTGTGCATCGGCCACATAGCTCCCGAATCGGTGGACGCAGGTCCCATCGCATTCGTGCGCGACGGCGACCCGATTCGGGTCGACATCGCCGCTCGCTCGATCGACCTACTCGTCGATGACGCCGAGCTCGCCGCCCGCCGAGAAGGCTGGGCGCCCCTCCCCCCGCGCTACACCCGTGGTGTCCTCGCCAAGTACGCCAAGCTCGTCCGCTCCGCCGCGGTCGGCGCCACCACCGGGTAG
- a CDS encoding acetolactate synthase large subunit has protein sequence MTPDPSAVHAAPTPQPPRPASATSGSVSATETLTGAQAVVRSLEMLGIEDVFGLPGGAILPVYDPLMDSSKIRHILVRHEQGAGHAAEGYAAATGKLGVCIATSGPGATNLVTAIADAYMDSVPMLAITGQVFSTLMGTDAFQEADIVGITMPITKHSILVTRPEDIPQALASAALIATTGRPGPVLVDITKDAQQNEAPFLWPPKIDLPGYRPVTKAHGKQIQAAAQLLAESKKPVLYVGGGVIRARAAAELKAFAEASGAPVVTTLMARGAFPDSHEQHLGMPGMHGTVPAVLALQEADLILALGSRFDDRVTGKAALFAPKAKVVHVDIDPAEISKIRTADVPIVGDLKDVLPDLTDAFAKAIDGGRPDTAEWWTYLKGLQEEFPLGYTEPVDGLLSPQYVIKRIGEITGPEGVFASGVGQHQMWAAQFIQYERPNAWLNSGGAGTMGYSVPAAMGAKVGEPDRTVWAIDGDGCFQMTNQELATCTINDIPIKVAVINNSSLGMVRQWQTLFYEGRYSNTDLNTGHDTIRVPDFVKLAEAYGALGIRVTKPEEIDDAIRLAIATNDRPVVIDFVVSRDSMVWPMVPQGVSNSYVQYARDHSPTWDDEE, from the coding sequence ATGACACCGGACCCGTCCGCCGTGCACGCCGCACCGACGCCCCAGCCGCCCCGCCCCGCCTCCGCGACCTCCGGATCGGTCTCCGCGACCGAGACCCTCACGGGTGCGCAGGCGGTCGTCCGCTCGCTCGAGATGCTCGGGATCGAGGACGTCTTCGGCCTGCCCGGCGGCGCGATCCTCCCGGTCTACGACCCGCTGATGGACTCGTCGAAGATCCGCCACATCCTGGTCCGCCACGAGCAGGGCGCCGGCCACGCCGCCGAGGGCTACGCCGCCGCGACGGGCAAGCTCGGCGTCTGCATCGCGACGTCGGGCCCCGGCGCGACGAACCTCGTCACGGCGATCGCCGACGCCTACATGGACTCGGTCCCGATGCTCGCGATCACCGGTCAGGTGTTCTCGACGCTGATGGGCACCGACGCGTTCCAGGAGGCGGACATCGTCGGCATCACGATGCCGATCACCAAGCACTCCATCCTGGTGACGCGACCCGAGGACATCCCGCAGGCCCTCGCCTCCGCCGCCCTGATCGCGACGACCGGCCGCCCCGGCCCCGTGCTCGTCGACATCACCAAGGACGCGCAGCAGAACGAGGCCCCGTTCCTCTGGCCGCCGAAGATCGACCTGCCCGGCTACCGCCCCGTCACCAAGGCGCACGGCAAGCAGATCCAGGCCGCGGCGCAGCTGCTGGCCGAGTCGAAGAAGCCGGTGCTCTACGTCGGCGGCGGTGTCATCCGCGCCCGCGCGGCGGCCGAGCTGAAGGCGTTCGCCGAGGCGTCGGGCGCCCCGGTGGTCACCACGCTGATGGCCCGCGGCGCGTTCCCCGACTCGCACGAGCAGCACCTGGGCATGCCCGGCATGCACGGCACCGTTCCCGCGGTGCTCGCGCTGCAGGAGGCCGACCTGATCCTCGCGCTCGGCTCCCGCTTCGACGACCGCGTGACCGGCAAGGCGGCGCTGTTCGCGCCCAAGGCCAAGGTCGTGCACGTCGACATCGACCCCGCCGAGATCTCCAAGATCCGCACGGCCGATGTGCCGATCGTGGGCGACCTCAAGGACGTCCTGCCCGACCTCACCGACGCGTTCGCGAAGGCGATCGACGGCGGCCGCCCCGACACCGCCGAGTGGTGGACCTACCTCAAGGGCCTCCAGGAGGAGTTCCCGCTCGGCTACACCGAGCCCGTCGACGGCCTGCTCTCGCCGCAGTACGTGATCAAGCGCATCGGCGAGATCACCGGACCCGAGGGCGTCTTCGCCTCGGGCGTCGGCCAGCACCAGATGTGGGCGGCGCAGTTCATCCAGTACGAGCGCCCCAACGCGTGGCTCAACTCCGGCGGCGCCGGCACCATGGGCTACTCGGTGCCCGCGGCGATGGGCGCGAAGGTCGGCGAGCCCGACCGCACCGTGTGGGCGATCGACGGCGACGGCTGCTTCCAGATGACCAATCAGGAGCTCGCCACCTGCACGATCAACGACATCCCGATCAAGGTCGCGGTGATCAACAACTCCTCGCTCGGCATGGTGCGCCAGTGGCAGACCCTGTTCTACGAGGGCCGCTACTCCAACACCGACCTGAACACCGGGCACGACACCATCCGCGTCCCCGACTTCGTGAAGCTCGCGGAGGCGTACGGCGCGCTCGGGATCCGGGTCACCAAGCCGGAGGAGATCGACGACGCCATCCGCCTCGCGATCGCCACCAACGACCGGCCCGTCGTCATCGACTTCGTCGTCAGCCGCGACTCCATGGTCTGGCCGATGGTCCCGCAGGGCGTCTCGAACAGCTACGTCCAGTACGCGAGAGACCACAGCCCGACCTGGGACGACGAGGAGTAG
- the ilvN gene encoding acetolactate synthase small subunit → MTHHVLSLLVEDKPGLLTRVAGLFARRGFNIESLAVGPTELEGLSRITVAVDVEDLPLEQVTKQLNKLVNVIKIVELDPDQSVHREHLLVKVRVDNVTRSQVLEAVNLFRARVVDVATDALVIEVTGDSGKTNAFLRVIEPYGIKEIAQSGLLAIGRGSKSITERVFKN, encoded by the coding sequence ATGACCCACCACGTCCTCTCCCTGCTCGTCGAAGACAAGCCGGGACTTCTCACCCGTGTCGCCGGGCTCTTCGCGCGCCGCGGCTTCAACATCGAATCTCTCGCGGTCGGACCGACCGAGCTCGAGGGGCTCTCGCGCATCACGGTCGCCGTCGACGTCGAGGACCTGCCGCTCGAGCAGGTGACGAAGCAGCTCAACAAGCTCGTCAACGTCATCAAGATCGTCGAGCTCGATCCCGACCAGTCGGTGCACCGCGAGCACCTGCTCGTGAAGGTGCGCGTCGACAACGTCACCCGCTCGCAGGTGCTCGAGGCCGTGAACCTCTTCCGCGCCCGCGTGGTCGACGTCGCGACCGACGCCCTGGTGATCGAGGTCACGGGCGACTCGGGGAAGACCAACGCCTTCCTCCGCGTCATCGAGCCCTACGGGATCAAGGAGATCGCGCAGTCGGGCCTGCTCGCCATCGGGCGAGGCTCGAAATCGATCACCGAGCGCGTCTTCAAGAACTGA
- the ilvC gene encoding ketol-acid reductoisomerase yields the protein MTELIYDADADLSIIQSKKVAVVGYGSQGHAHAQNLRDSGVQVVIALKEGSKSTAKAEDDGFEVKSVADAAEWADLIMILAPDQHQRAIYSEQIADKLTEGKTLAFAHGFNIRFGYIEAPEGVDVILIAPKAPGHTVRREFVAGRGIPDIIAVENDASGTAWETAKSYAKAIGGTRAGVIKTTFTEETETDLFGEQAVLCGGTSQLVQYGFETLVEAGYQPEIAYFEVLHELKLIVDLMWEGGIAKQRWSVSDTAEYGDYVSGPRVIDPSVKENMKAVLGDIQNGAFAKRFIADQDAGAPEFQELRAKGEKHPIEETGRELRKLFAWKQTDEDYTDGSVAR from the coding sequence GTGACTGAGCTCATCTACGACGCCGACGCCGACCTCTCCATCATCCAGTCGAAGAAGGTGGCCGTCGTCGGCTACGGCTCGCAGGGCCACGCCCACGCGCAGAACCTCCGCGACTCCGGCGTCCAGGTCGTCATCGCGCTCAAGGAGGGGTCGAAGTCGACCGCCAAGGCCGAGGACGACGGCTTCGAGGTCAAGAGCGTCGCCGACGCCGCCGAGTGGGCCGACTTGATCATGATCCTCGCGCCCGACCAGCACCAGCGCGCCATCTACAGCGAGCAGATCGCGGACAAGCTCACCGAGGGCAAGACCCTCGCGTTCGCGCACGGCTTCAACATCCGCTTCGGCTACATCGAGGCCCCCGAGGGCGTCGACGTGATCCTCATCGCGCCGAAGGCCCCCGGCCACACCGTGCGCCGCGAGTTCGTCGCCGGCCGCGGCATCCCCGACATCATCGCCGTCGAGAACGACGCGTCGGGCACCGCCTGGGAGACCGCGAAGTCGTACGCGAAGGCCATCGGAGGCACCCGCGCCGGCGTCATCAAGACCACCTTCACCGAGGAGACCGAGACCGACCTGTTCGGCGAGCAGGCCGTGCTCTGCGGCGGCACCTCGCAGCTCGTCCAGTACGGCTTCGAGACCCTCGTCGAGGCGGGCTACCAGCCCGAGATCGCCTACTTCGAGGTGCTCCACGAGCTCAAGCTGATCGTCGACCTCATGTGGGAGGGCGGCATCGCCAAGCAGCGCTGGAGCGTCTCGGACACGGCCGAGTACGGCGACTACGTGTCGGGCCCCCGCGTCATCGACCCGAGCGTCAAGGAGAACATGAAGGCCGTTCTCGGCGACATCCAGAACGGCGCGTTCGCGAAGCGCTTCATCGCCGACCAGGACGCCGGAGCCCCCGAGTTCCAGGAGCTGCGCGCCAAGGGCGAGAAGCACCCGATCGAGGAGACCGGCCGCGAGCTGCGCAAGCTCTTCGCCTGGAAGCAGACCGACGAGGACTACACCGACGGCAGCGTCGCGCGCTAG